A single window of Halobacillus naozhouensis DNA harbors:
- a CDS encoding ATP-binding protein translates to MDFQPYCNCSSRNRETGGTGLGLAITKEIVDHHNGRVGVSSRGTHHTFWFILPLC, encoded by the coding sequence ATGGATTTTCAGCCTTACTGCAATTGTTCCTCTCGTAACCGTGAAACAGGGGGGACAGGATTAGGTTTAGCGATAACAAAAGAAATTGTAGACCATCATAATGGAAGGGTTGGCGTCAGTTCAAGAGGTACTCACCATACCTTCTGGTTTATTTTACCTCTTTGTTAA
- a CDS encoding nucleoside 2-deoxyribosyltransferase, with protein sequence MKFYIASSFKNIDKVRYVSEQLKAQGYVHTYDWTQHEKASTLEDLKQIGQQEMNAVAESDFIVVLLPAGKGSHIELGIALGLNKKVILYSPNNEINNFTTTSTFYHLSEVEKFIGSLDGLVEFLKSSAEKTFNYTKDKLI encoded by the coding sequence GTGAAGTTTTATATTGCATCAAGTTTCAAAAATATAGATAAAGTACGGTACGTTAGTGAACAGTTGAAGGCTCAGGGTTACGTACATACATATGATTGGACACAGCATGAAAAAGCATCAACACTTGAAGACCTAAAGCAAATTGGCCAACAAGAAATGAATGCTGTGGCGGAGTCTGATTTTATCGTTGTTTTATTGCCAGCAGGAAAAGGGAGCCACATTGAATTAGGAATAGCCCTGGGACTTAATAAAAAAGTTATCCTTTATTCACCTAATAACGAAATTAATAATTTTACTACCACAAGCACATTTTATCACCTATCTGAGGTTGAGAAGTTTATAGGTTCGTTAGATGGGTTAGTTGAATTTTTAAAATCGAGTGCAGAGAAGACCTTCAACTATACTAAGGACAAGCTTATTTAA
- a CDS encoding SRPBCC family protein, producing MAESNELATLTTNVGERGFTLERIFNAPRELVFKAFTEPEHVSQWWAPGGFTMPVCSIDLRPGGIWHYCFESPEGDRHWSRCVYQEIVEPEKIVYTSTLSDEKANPIEGPLPEH from the coding sequence ATGGCAGAAAGCAATGAATTGGCAACCCTTACTACAAACGTTGGGGAGAGGGGATTCACCCTAGAGCGTATCTTTAATGCACCGCGTGAACTTGTTTTTAAGGCATTCACTGAGCCCGAGCATGTATCTCAATGGTGGGCACCAGGTGGATTTACGATGCCAGTCTGCAGCATTGATCTTCGCCCTGGTGGTATCTGGCACTATTGCTTTGAATCGCCTGAGGGTGACAGACATTGGTCCAGATGTGTATATCAAGAAATTGTGGAGCCTGAGAAGATCGTTTACACCAGCACCTTATCAGATGAAAAAGCTAACCCAATTGAAGGCCCTCTTCCTGAGCACTAG